In the genome of Carnobacterium viridans, one region contains:
- a CDS encoding RluA family pseudouridine synthase, with protein MSKKTTYTPKKNTNNQLYTVTEPMELLPFLLNIMSHTSRNSVKSILTRGQVTVDGKVIKKHNHPLLPNQVVAIQSNKAAIKETALVGMTILYEDDAIIVIDKEAGLLSIAAKFAQELTAHRQLINYVKQENHNNRIYVVHRLDRDTSGVMVFAKTEQVKQEMQENWKDIVKERIYTVLVEGVVSENEGTIKTWLTESKAMKVHSATYDNGGKLAITHYKKIRNNDEFTLLEARLETGRKNQIRVHMETLGHPVAGDKKYGATSNPLKRLGLHATTLALIHPTSKELVRFHSKVPKVFLMHSK; from the coding sequence ATGAGTAAAAAAACAACCTATACCCCTAAAAAAAATACCAATAATCAGCTATATACGGTAACTGAGCCAATGGAATTACTGCCTTTTCTATTAAACATCATGAGTCACACAAGTCGTAATTCAGTTAAATCGATTTTAACCAGAGGCCAAGTGACTGTGGATGGAAAAGTCATAAAAAAACACAATCACCCTTTGCTTCCTAATCAAGTTGTCGCGATTCAATCCAATAAAGCAGCAATCAAAGAGACCGCTTTAGTTGGAATGACGATTTTGTATGAAGACGATGCGATTATCGTTATCGATAAAGAAGCCGGTTTATTGTCTATTGCTGCTAAATTTGCACAAGAATTAACGGCACATCGTCAATTGATCAACTATGTCAAACAAGAAAATCATAACAATCGCATATACGTGGTGCATCGCTTAGACCGTGATACTTCAGGTGTGATGGTTTTTGCAAAAACGGAACAGGTCAAACAAGAGATGCAAGAAAACTGGAAAGATATCGTTAAAGAACGTATTTATACCGTTTTAGTCGAAGGCGTCGTATCTGAAAATGAAGGCACGATTAAGACATGGTTAACCGAAAGCAAAGCAATGAAGGTTCATTCAGCTACTTATGATAATGGCGGAAAATTAGCCATTACCCACTACAAAAAAATACGAAACAACGATGAATTCACATTACTAGAAGCGCGTTTGGAAACGGGACGTAAAAACCAAATTCGGGTTCATATGGAAACACTTGGTCACCCCGTTGCAGGAGACAAGAAATATGGCGCAACTTCTAATCCTTTAAAACGTTTAGGACTGCATGCCACTACTTTAGCTTTGATTCACCCTACCAGCAAAGAATTGGTTCGGTTCCATTCAAAAGTGCCTAAAGTTTTCTTGATGCACTCAAAATAA
- a CDS encoding WecB/TagA/CpsF family glycosyltransferase — translation MEHKKVSVLGVSFDNKTKETFLEELMDRVNHKQKSFVVTANPEIVMYAKKDSAYMSLMKEADYIVADGIGIIKGSKILGTPIVERVAGYDLMLALLEEAHKQGSRVYLLGAQEEVLQNTVKTVHERYPSINLVGARNGYFDFSDASIIKSIQATQPDMVFVALGYPKQEQWIQQYMTTASKGLLMGVGGSFDVLSGKSKRAPKIFIQLNMEWLYRLIKQPYRLKRMMALPYFLHEVKNEKKQVTKK, via the coding sequence ATGGAGCATAAAAAAGTATCTGTATTAGGGGTTTCATTTGACAATAAAACAAAAGAAACTTTCCTCGAAGAGTTAATGGATCGGGTCAACCACAAACAAAAATCTTTTGTGGTGACCGCGAATCCAGAAATTGTGATGTATGCAAAGAAAGATTCCGCTTATATGTCACTAATGAAAGAAGCGGACTATATTGTTGCTGACGGAATTGGCATTATAAAAGGATCAAAAATATTAGGAACTCCAATTGTAGAACGAGTTGCAGGGTACGATTTAATGTTAGCCTTGCTTGAAGAAGCCCACAAACAAGGCAGTCGGGTTTACTTGTTAGGCGCACAAGAAGAGGTTTTACAAAACACCGTTAAAACTGTTCATGAACGCTACCCTTCTATCAATCTAGTAGGTGCTAGAAATGGCTACTTTGATTTTTCAGATGCTTCGATTATTAAATCGATTCAAGCGACGCAACCAGACATGGTCTTTGTTGCGTTGGGTTATCCAAAGCAAGAACAATGGATCCAGCAGTATATGACTACCGCTTCAAAAGGGTTATTAATGGGCGTAGGCGGCAGTTTTGATGTTCTTTCTGGAAAATCAAAGCGTGCTCCAAAAATCTTTATTCAATTGAATATGGAGTGGTTGTATCGGTTGATTAAACAACCCTATCGATTGAAACGGATGATGGCTTTACCCTACTTCTTACATGAAGTAAAAAACGAAAAGAAACAAGTCACCAAAAAATAA
- a CDS encoding glycosyltransferase, with the protein MKVLHINAGLEDGGGKNHILSLLSQFDPTTAELLVLENGIIADEAKKLGIVVHVLEQQSRYDLSILKRLTQFITNHSFDIVHTHGARANFIFSTIHKKVAAQWLITVHSDPTLDFMNRGIKGTLFTKFNLASLKKADHLIVVTDSLVDSLLKLGINKNKLTIIYNGIQFNPDTPKPLMTNDKFTLTCVARLHPIKRHEYLLDSLHVAGFTNFSLNLVGDGELRDTLEKKVQQLGMQENVHFLGFLNKPQVEETIAHSDITALASSNEGFPMVLLESANQKVPFIATDVGDVALLVPDKSYGWCVPADSIEALTMALNEAYSEWENHTLEAKGERLYQLASTQFSLDRFYSETMSLYEKLMRN; encoded by the coding sequence ATGAAAGTACTACACATCAATGCGGGCTTAGAAGATGGTGGCGGAAAAAACCATATCCTCTCCCTGCTTTCTCAATTTGATCCAACGACAGCTGAACTGCTTGTTCTAGAAAATGGTATCATTGCGGATGAAGCTAAGAAATTAGGCATCGTTGTACACGTCCTTGAGCAACAATCTCGCTATGATTTATCTATCTTGAAACGGTTGACTCAGTTCATCACTAACCATTCTTTTGATATCGTGCATACCCATGGTGCGCGTGCGAACTTTATTTTTTCTACGATTCACAAAAAAGTTGCTGCACAATGGCTCATTACGGTACATAGCGATCCTACGCTTGATTTTATGAACAGAGGCATCAAAGGAACGTTATTCACTAAATTTAATCTGGCCAGTTTAAAAAAAGCGGATCACTTGATTGTAGTAACGGACAGTTTAGTAGACTCTTTGCTTAAATTAGGCATCAACAAGAATAAATTAACCATTATTTATAACGGGATCCAATTCAATCCGGATACACCTAAACCGCTAATGACAAATGACAAGTTCACCTTGACTTGTGTGGCTCGCTTGCATCCAATTAAAAGACATGAATATTTACTGGATAGTCTACATGTTGCTGGTTTCACTAATTTCTCTTTAAACTTAGTTGGCGATGGAGAATTGAGAGATACGCTTGAAAAAAAGGTACAGCAGTTGGGTATGCAAGAAAATGTTCACTTTTTAGGCTTTTTAAACAAACCACAAGTGGAAGAAACGATTGCTCACTCGGATATCACTGCCTTAGCTTCTTCAAATGAAGGTTTTCCGATGGTTCTACTTGAATCGGCAAACCAAAAAGTGCCTTTTATCGCTACGGATGTCGGTGATGTCGCTCTCTTAGTGCCAGATAAAAGCTATGGCTGGTGTGTTCCTGCCGATTCCATAGAGGCGCTAACAATGGCTCTAAATGAGGCCTATTCTGAGTGGGAAAATCATACATTAGAAGCTAAAGGCGAACGACTCTATCAATTGGCTTCTACTCAATTTTCACTTGATCGTTTTTACAGTGAAACAATGTCTCTTTACGAAAAATTAATGCGTAATTGA
- a CDS encoding flavodoxin — protein sequence MTKALIVFASLTGNTAECADIVDEALKDLGVDVETVECMQAEPEDLLDVDICIIGTYTYGSDANLPDEFVDFYEELSEIDLTGKVFGTFGSGDHFYEKFCQSVIDFSNKLASIGAVEGAESVKVDLDANEEDIEQLKAFAKALVEKAESLT from the coding sequence ATGACCAAAGCTTTAATTGTCTTTGCAAGTTTAACGGGCAACACAGCAGAGTGCGCAGATATTGTAGACGAAGCGTTAAAAGATTTAGGTGTGGATGTTGAAACAGTTGAATGTATGCAAGCTGAACCGGAAGATTTATTGGATGTCGATATCTGTATCATTGGTACCTATACTTATGGAAGCGATGCGAATTTACCGGATGAGTTCGTTGATTTCTATGAAGAACTGAGTGAAATTGATTTAACAGGCAAAGTTTTTGGTACGTTCGGATCAGGTGATCACTTTTATGAAAAATTTTGCCAATCAGTAATTGATTTTTCCAATAAATTAGCTTCAATCGGTGCTGTAGAAGGTGCTGAAAGTGTCAAAGTTGACTTAGATGCTAATGAAGAAGATATCGAACAGCTAAAAGCTTTTGCTAAAGCATTAGTAGAAAAAGCAGAGTCTCTAACATAA
- a CDS encoding TetR/AcrR family transcriptional regulator yields the protein MARKKTILKSQILETAYQVVKTEGFEGFTARNIAKKMDCSTQPIYLEFKNMDDLKHELVVKIKNYIDETIYTKERTEDPLLNMCLNYVYFAKEEPVFFKALFFESQLDTDQMHDISLDKMMEVFKQNEGTKDLSKAEKKKLFKNIWITVHGTAVLVAQGFLKFHEKDVTDYINQVLVQHVPSYKA from the coding sequence ATGGCTAGAAAGAAAACAATTTTAAAATCACAAATTCTTGAAACAGCTTATCAAGTTGTTAAAACAGAAGGATTTGAAGGTTTTACAGCACGTAATATTGCAAAAAAAATGGATTGCTCAACGCAGCCGATCTATCTAGAGTTTAAAAATATGGATGACTTAAAACACGAACTCGTTGTGAAAATAAAAAACTACATCGATGAGACTATTTATACTAAAGAACGCACAGAAGATCCTTTGCTCAATATGTGTTTGAACTATGTCTATTTTGCAAAAGAAGAACCTGTCTTTTTCAAAGCACTCTTCTTTGAGTCACAACTGGATACAGATCAAATGCATGATATTTCATTGGATAAAATGATGGAAGTTTTTAAACAAAACGAAGGAACAAAAGATTTATCTAAAGCTGAAAAAAAGAAACTATTCAAAAACATTTGGATCACAGTTCATGGCACAGCGGTGTTAGTTGCACAAGGGTTCTTGAAGTTCCACGAAAAAGACGTAACCGATTATATCAATCAAGTATTAGTACAACATGTGCCAAGTTATAAAGCATAA
- a CDS encoding aminopeptidase yields the protein MVLPNFEENLQKYAHLLVKSGINVTEGHTVVLQIDVDQAPLARLITKEAYALGATEVIVKWADDVVNREQFIGTPQDRLTAIPQYKIDESLDQIAKGASRISVRSSDPDALSGVDSDKIAAYQSAAGKALSEQRKATQANKVSWTVAAAAGAKWAAKVFPNLPTEEEQVDALWDAIFKAVNLYDADPVASWAKKDITLNEKADELNKEQFVALHYTAPGTDLTVGLPEGHRWEGAGSDNVRGERFMANMPTEEVFTAPDANRVDGVVRSTKPLSYAGNTILNMEFTFKDGKVVNVTAEQGEEVLKNLVATDEGSARLGEVALVPDPSPISQSGIVFFNTLFDENASNHLALGSAYAFSLIGGTEMSEEELKAAGLNRSTIHVDFMIGSDKMDVDGIRKDGSTVPVFRNGDWA from the coding sequence ATGGTATTGCCAAACTTTGAAGAAAATTTACAAAAATACGCTCATTTGCTCGTTAAATCGGGTATAAATGTGACAGAAGGACACACGGTTGTCTTGCAAATCGATGTAGATCAAGCACCCTTAGCTCGTTTAATTACCAAAGAAGCTTATGCTTTAGGCGCTACAGAAGTAATTGTGAAATGGGCAGATGATGTCGTGAACCGTGAACAATTTATTGGGACACCTCAAGATCGTTTAACGGCTATTCCACAATATAAAATTGACGAATCATTAGATCAAATTGCTAAGGGAGCTAGCCGCATCAGCGTCCGTTCCTCAGATCCAGATGCATTATCTGGTGTAGACAGCGATAAAATCGCTGCTTATCAATCTGCAGCCGGGAAAGCTTTAAGTGAACAACGTAAAGCAACTCAAGCGAATAAAGTGAGTTGGACAGTGGCTGCAGCTGCTGGTGCTAAATGGGCAGCTAAAGTCTTCCCTAATTTACCAACTGAAGAAGAACAAGTTGATGCATTATGGGATGCTATCTTTAAAGCGGTTAATCTTTATGACGCTGATCCTGTTGCATCTTGGGCTAAAAAAGATATCACGTTGAATGAAAAAGCTGATGAATTAAATAAAGAACAATTTGTAGCTTTGCACTACACAGCTCCTGGTACTGATTTAACGGTTGGTTTACCTGAAGGTCATCGTTGGGAAGGTGCCGGTAGTGATAACGTTCGTGGCGAACGTTTCATGGCAAATATGCCCACTGAAGAAGTCTTCACTGCTCCTGACGCTAATCGCGTTGACGGCGTAGTTCGTAGCACTAAGCCATTAAGCTATGCTGGTAACACGATTTTGAACATGGAATTCACATTTAAAGACGGTAAAGTCGTAAATGTTACTGCTGAACAAGGCGAAGAAGTTTTGAAGAATTTAGTTGCGACAGACGAAGGTTCTGCACGTTTAGGTGAAGTAGCTTTAGTTCCTGATCCTTCTCCTATTTCTCAATCCGGTATCGTATTTTTTAATACTTTATTCGATGAAAATGCCTCCAACCATTTGGCTTTAGGCTCTGCTTACGCTTTTAGTTTGATTGGTGGGACAGAAATGTCAGAAGAAGAATTAAAAGCTGCCGGCTTAAATCGTTCAACGATTCATGTTGACTTCATGATTGGTTCTGACAAAATGGATGTGGATGGTATCCGCAAAGATGGTAGTACTGTTCCTGTTTTCCGTAATGGCGACTGGGCTTAA
- a CDS encoding TetR/AcrR family transcriptional regulator: protein MSQKEVVDIRFMRSKKAISETFISLLNERDFKTISITEIVNKAGVNRGTFYKHYAYKEDILKEILDQFLDHLTIMLEDNYRDICYSNLKTIPLSDALFVFICEHRNYFHLAIHSVGFLNFQLQFSAVLKKFLNESFFSTVQYSLKSQKPLGAYIANGVYGYLVEWDETNYASSTTEMAQQLTDIFVLDRSIFQLPLSNFVTEND, encoded by the coding sequence ATGTCACAAAAAGAAGTAGTCGATATTCGCTTTATGCGTAGCAAAAAGGCTATATCTGAAACGTTCATCAGCTTATTGAATGAACGCGATTTTAAGACGATTTCAATTACTGAAATTGTCAATAAAGCCGGCGTTAATAGAGGAACATTTTATAAACATTATGCCTATAAAGAAGATATTTTAAAAGAGATACTAGATCAATTTCTAGATCATCTAACGATTATGTTGGAAGATAACTACCGAGATATCTGTTATTCTAATTTAAAAACCATTCCTTTATCAGATGCCCTCTTTGTATTTATCTGTGAACACCGTAATTATTTTCATTTAGCTATTCATTCTGTTGGTTTCCTAAACTTCCAATTGCAATTTTCTGCTGTGTTAAAAAAATTTTTGAACGAAAGCTTTTTCTCCACTGTTCAATATTCTTTAAAATCGCAAAAACCTCTTGGTGCTTATATCGCTAATGGAGTTTACGGTTACTTAGTTGAATGGGATGAAACAAACTACGCTTCTTCTACTACTGAAATGGCACAACAACTGACAGATATCTTTGTTTTAGATCGTAGTATTTTTCAATTGCCACTGTCCAATTTTGTAACTGAAAACGACTAA
- the asnB gene encoding asparagine synthase (glutamine-hydrolyzing), producing MCGFVGYISNTENTIQKTIENTIDQMNKMIVHRGPDEEGYYSDDTIALGFRRLSIIDIEKGHQPLSYEDERYWIIFNGEIYNYIELRKELSVQGYAFKTDSDTEVIIAAYSAYKEKVVDKLRGMFAFVIWDKVEKVFFGARDHFGIKPFYYAVEDQGLYVASEKKAILKVVQDRQLDQIALQNYLTFQYVPGSETMHQAIKELPPGHFMTKKINETVKITRYWQADFLPSNKSEELVAKEIRTSLWDSVEKHMRSDVTVGSFLSGGIDSSIIVAMAREFNPKLKTLSVGFERDGYNEINLAEETAEELKVENFSHTITAEEFMAEFPRFIWHMDDPLADPAAMPQFFLSELARKHVKVALSGEGADELFGGYGIYNEPHALRMFNRNGKVTNQVIHQLARLMPEGVKGKSFLLRGTIPLEHRYVGNAKIFDEREKNNLLTNYNPNHPFQNVTEPIYQQTIGYHPVDRMQLIDINTWLSGDLLLNADRTTMAHSLELRTPFLDKEVFKVAREIPAHLRLAHGTTKYILRKAVEGIVPENVIYRKKLGFPVPIRHWLKDEMYDWALTIIRESQTEHILNKGYIEDLLINHRIGKIDYSRKIWTALTFMVWHRIYVEESQEFLTEPLSVIVQH from the coding sequence ATGTGTGGATTTGTTGGGTATATTTCTAATACAGAAAATACAATACAAAAAACAATTGAGAACACGATTGATCAAATGAATAAAATGATTGTACATAGAGGGCCAGATGAAGAAGGCTATTATAGCGATGATACGATTGCGTTAGGTTTTAGAAGATTAAGTATTATCGATATTGAAAAAGGACATCAACCATTGTCTTATGAAGATGAACGCTATTGGATTATCTTTAACGGTGAAATTTATAATTATATAGAATTAAGAAAAGAACTAAGTGTTCAAGGCTATGCGTTTAAAACGGATAGTGACACAGAAGTCATCATTGCAGCTTATTCAGCATACAAAGAAAAAGTAGTGGATAAATTAAGAGGAATGTTTGCATTTGTGATTTGGGATAAAGTAGAAAAAGTGTTCTTTGGAGCTCGTGATCATTTTGGAATCAAACCTTTTTATTACGCAGTAGAAGATCAAGGTTTGTATGTAGCTTCTGAAAAAAAAGCTATTCTAAAAGTGGTTCAAGATCGACAATTAGATCAAATTGCATTACAAAATTATTTAACCTTTCAGTATGTTCCAGGATCAGAAACGATGCACCAAGCGATTAAGGAACTTCCACCAGGTCATTTTATGACAAAGAAGATAAATGAAACTGTAAAAATTACTAGATATTGGCAAGCAGATTTTTTACCTAGTAATAAATCAGAAGAACTAGTTGCAAAGGAAATTAGAACAAGCTTATGGGATTCTGTTGAAAAACACATGAGATCTGATGTTACAGTTGGTTCCTTCTTATCAGGAGGAATTGATTCGTCAATCATTGTAGCGATGGCACGTGAGTTTAATCCTAAACTTAAGACATTATCCGTTGGATTTGAAAGAGATGGATACAATGAAATTAACTTAGCTGAAGAAACGGCAGAAGAGTTAAAAGTAGAAAACTTTAGTCACACGATTACTGCAGAAGAATTTATGGCTGAATTTCCACGTTTTATTTGGCATATGGATGACCCTTTGGCTGATCCTGCAGCTATGCCACAATTCTTTTTGTCAGAATTAGCTCGAAAGCATGTAAAAGTTGCGTTATCAGGCGAAGGAGCGGATGAATTATTTGGGGGATATGGTATTTATAACGAACCGCATGCATTGAGAATGTTCAATCGCAATGGTAAAGTTACTAATCAAGTTATCCATCAGTTAGCCCGGCTAATGCCCGAGGGAGTAAAAGGAAAAAGTTTTCTTCTTAGAGGAACCATTCCGCTAGAGCACCGGTATGTAGGAAATGCAAAGATTTTTGACGAACGTGAAAAAAATAACTTATTAACTAATTATAATCCTAACCATCCTTTTCAGAACGTAACAGAACCGATTTATCAACAAACAATTGGCTATCATCCAGTAGATAGAATGCAATTGATTGATATTAATACGTGGTTAAGTGGAGATTTACTTTTAAATGCAGATAGAACCACAATGGCTCATTCATTAGAATTGAGAACGCCGTTTTTAGATAAAGAAGTATTTAAGGTTGCTAGAGAAATACCTGCACATTTAAGGCTTGCTCATGGAACGACTAAATATATTTTAAGAAAAGCAGTTGAAGGAATTGTTCCAGAAAATGTTATTTACCGTAAAAAATTAGGTTTTCCAGTTCCAATCCGTCATTGGTTAAAAGATGAAATGTATGATTGGGCATTGACGATTATACGGGAATCTCAAACAGAACATATCTTGAATAAAGGTTATATTGAAGACCTTTTAATCAATCATCGCATAGGTAAGATAGACTATTCACGCAAAATATGGACAGCTTTAACTTTTATGGTTTGGCACCGTATTTATGTCGAAGAATCACAAGAATTTTTGACTGAACCCCTCAGCGTTATTGTACAGCATTAA
- a CDS encoding ABC transporter ATP-binding protein — MIEVKGITKKFGRKKVLKGISFTANKGEITCIIGINGVGKTTILNGIMNLTPMNSGEILIDGEKINKKIYEKITFIPDTMTMLPGFRIEQAMQFMQNFYQSWNQGRAEELLGFFKLTKEDKISTLSKGNTAKVNLMLGLALDVDYLLMDEPFSGIDIFSREQIANVFTSHLIEDRGVIITTHEINDIEHLIDKVVLIDEGVVLKEFNAEQVREEEGKSVVDVMREVFQP, encoded by the coding sequence ATGATTGAAGTAAAAGGAATCACGAAAAAATTTGGCCGAAAAAAAGTTTTGAAAGGAATTTCGTTTACAGCCAATAAAGGCGAAATCACTTGTATCATCGGCATTAATGGCGTGGGTAAAACGACTATCTTAAATGGAATCATGAATTTAACTCCAATGAACAGCGGTGAGATTCTGATTGACGGAGAGAAGATAAATAAAAAAATTTATGAAAAGATCACATTTATTCCCGATACAATGACTATGCTGCCAGGTTTTAGAATTGAACAAGCCATGCAGTTTATGCAAAATTTTTATCAATCGTGGAATCAAGGACGAGCTGAAGAATTACTAGGCTTTTTTAAATTAACAAAAGAGGATAAAATTTCTACCCTTTCTAAAGGAAATACGGCTAAAGTGAATTTGATGTTAGGTTTGGCTTTAGACGTTGATTATTTATTAATGGATGAACCTTTTTCTGGAATCGATATTTTTAGCCGAGAACAGATTGCCAATGTGTTTACAAGCCACTTGATTGAAGATCGCGGAGTTATCATAACGACACATGAAATTAATGATATTGAGCATTTGATTGATAAAGTTGTGTTGATTGATGAAGGTGTAGTATTGAAAGAATTTAATGCAGAACAAGTACGCGAAGAAGAAGGAAAGTCTGTTGTTGATGTTATGAGAGAGGTGTTCCAGCCATGA
- a CDS encoding GntR family transcriptional regulator has protein sequence MNVNFNKRDPLYEQVVRHFKEEIAAGKLLPGQEMPSRRELASQLKINPNTAQRAYKEMEEQGLIYTESNSPSKISENRSVLGAVQDELLGEAVSSFVSAIRPIQVPLDKVIGLIKEKYVAESGGIK, from the coding sequence ATGAACGTTAATTTTAATAAACGAGATCCGCTGTATGAACAAGTTGTTCGACATTTTAAAGAAGAAATCGCAGCAGGAAAATTATTGCCGGGTCAAGAAATGCCGTCTAGACGGGAGCTAGCCAGTCAGTTAAAAATCAATCCGAATACAGCCCAGCGAGCGTATAAGGAAATGGAGGAACAAGGCTTAATATATACAGAAAGCAATTCACCAAGTAAAATTTCAGAAAATCGAAGTGTTTTGGGAGCCGTCCAAGATGAATTGTTGGGAGAAGCTGTTTCTTCTTTTGTATCTGCGATTCGACCGATTCAAGTACCGCTAGATAAAGTCATAGGGTTAATCAAAGAAAAATATGTTGCTGAATCAGGAGGAATAAAATGA